In one window of Candidatus Omnitrophota bacterium DNA:
- a CDS encoding CpaF family protein produces the protein MATLDQKELKSVIYHYLISKTNFLEIKDRMHEDQLQLFVDEAITSLCREKQLTVSMEERTAVIRELVTAIVSLGPLRPFMEDPMVSEVMVNGAKSVYIQRAGKTEKTNVHFSDNAELSHTIQKMLAASGSHRRVDESSPYVDFSLPDGSRVNVILPPCSLHGPIMTIRKFSTNLTSVDDLIGRGMLNRPMAAFLTAAIKAKLNIVFCGSTGSGKTTLLNVLSSHIPAHERIITIEDTAELRLMQDHVVSLQSKTANIEGRGEVTIRDLFINSLRMRPDRIIIGEVRSHEVLDLVQSIASGHAGSLAIVHADSPQECFNRMTTMMLMSGIRLSGEQIQQQIASSIDLIVYVELFLDGVRRVANITDLRFDKETKMITLEDIFTFKQERIDQGGKVVGDWTMSRKRPSCYPTFVRRNVSLNGLFE, from the coding sequence ATGGCCACATTAGATCAAAAAGAACTGAAATCCGTCATTTACCATTATTTGATCTCCAAGACCAATTTTCTGGAGATCAAGGACCGGATGCACGAGGACCAGCTGCAGCTTTTTGTGGACGAGGCCATCACCAGTTTATGCCGTGAGAAACAATTGACGGTCTCCATGGAGGAGCGCACCGCCGTGATCCGGGAACTGGTCACGGCCATCGTGAGCCTGGGGCCGTTGCGGCCTTTCATGGAGGACCCGATGGTCAGCGAGGTCATGGTCAATGGCGCCAAGTCCGTCTACATCCAGCGTGCCGGCAAGACCGAGAAGACCAATGTCCATTTTTCAGACAATGCCGAGCTTTCGCATACGATCCAGAAAATGCTGGCGGCTTCCGGTTCCCACCGGCGGGTGGACGAGTCCTCGCCGTACGTGGATTTTTCCCTGCCCGATGGGTCGCGGGTCAACGTCATCCTGCCGCCGTGCTCCCTGCACGGGCCGATCATGACCATCCGTAAATTTTCCACCAACCTGACGAGCGTTGATGATCTCATCGGGCGCGGCATGCTCAACAGGCCCATGGCCGCGTTCCTGACGGCCGCCATCAAGGCCAAACTGAATATCGTTTTTTGCGGTTCCACCGGCAGCGGTAAGACCACCCTGCTCAATGTGCTCTCCAGCCATATCCCGGCGCACGAACGCATCATCACCATTGAAGATACGGCTGAGTTGCGGCTCATGCAGGACCATGTCGTGTCCCTGCAGTCCAAGACCGCCAATATTGAAGGCAGGGGCGAAGTGACCATCCGCGACCTTTTTATCAATTCTCTGCGCATGCGTCCGGACCGCATCATCATCGGCGAGGTGCGCAGCCACGAGGTCCTGGACCTGGTCCAATCCATCGCCAGCGGGCACGCGGGTTCGTTGGCCATTGTCCATGCCGATTCCCCGCAGGAATGTTTTAACCGCATGACCACCATGATGCTCATGTCCGGGATTCGCCTGAGCGGGGAACAGATCCAGCAGCAGATCGCCAGCTCCATTGACCTTATTGTCTACGTTGAGCTTTTTCTCGATGGTGTGCGCAGGGTGGCCAATATCACGGATCTGCGTTTCGACAAGGAAACCAAAATGATCACGCTGGAGGATATTTTTACGTTCAAACAGGAACGCATTGATCAGGGCGGCAAGGTCGTGGGCGATTGGACCATGTCCCGCAAGCGGCCCTCGTGTTATCCCACGTTTGTCCGGCGCAATGTATCTTTGAACGGGCTTTTCGAATAA
- a CDS encoding M50 family metallopeptidase, with the protein MMTLFIFIFILSILILVHEWGHYITARKCGVKVEQFSLGFGPKIAGRVINGTEFALCAIPLGGYVKMAGDERDQCKGVSGEFFGKSIGRRALIVVMGPVVNLVLAYACFWAVFMIGHVDLDASAKKVPAVVGQVLEGSAAQKAGIVPGDKILNVNGKAVLHWPDLQEAVTTSQAAQLSIVLERQGQRVEKTLVPSDQTQKDIFGRTHVTRRIGVGPRPMDNAGDLVITRYGFFQASLKAVQELGSVTVKTCTALYEMALGLRSPKEAMGIIGMFFIVKFAITVGFSFLLHIVGVISASLAIFNLLPVVPLDGGHLFLMGLEKLRGKTLSLRVDRIITRAGFSLIIVLAVFVFYSDFERIGLIDRIVNIWPH; encoded by the coding sequence ATGATGACATTGTTTATTTTTATTTTCATATTGAGCATCCTCATCCTGGTGCATGAGTGGGGGCATTACATCACGGCCAGGAAATGCGGGGTGAAGGTCGAGCAATTTTCTTTGGGTTTCGGCCCCAAGATCGCCGGCCGGGTCATCAACGGCACGGAATTTGCTTTGTGCGCCATTCCTTTGGGCGGCTATGTCAAGATGGCCGGCGACGAACGGGACCAATGCAAGGGTGTCAGCGGCGAATTTTTTGGGAAATCCATCGGGCGCAGGGCCCTGATCGTGGTCATGGGGCCGGTGGTCAATCTGGTTTTGGCTTACGCCTGTTTTTGGGCGGTCTTTATGATCGGCCATGTGGACCTGGACGCTTCCGCGAAGAAAGTCCCCGCGGTCGTCGGCCAGGTGCTTGAGGGGTCAGCGGCCCAGAAAGCGGGGATCGTACCCGGGGACAAGATCCTGAATGTCAACGGCAAGGCCGTCCTGCATTGGCCGGACCTGCAGGAAGCGGTGACAACCTCGCAAGCAGCACAACTGTCCATTGTTTTGGAGCGTCAGGGACAGCGGGTTGAAAAGACCCTGGTCCCTTCGGACCAGACGCAGAAAGATATTTTTGGACGGACGCATGTCACCCGGCGCATCGGGGTGGGGCCCCGGCCGATGGACAATGCCGGGGACCTGGTCATCACGCGTTACGGTTTTTTCCAAGCGTCCCTCAAGGCCGTCCAGGAGCTGGGATCGGTGACGGTCAAGACCTGCACGGCGTTGTATGAGATGGCTTTGGGCCTGCGCTCCCCCAAGGAAGCCATGGGCATCATCGGCATGTTCTTCATTGTCAAGTTCGCCATCACGGTCGGGTTTTCGTTCTTGCTGCACATCGTCGGGGTCATCAGCGCGAGTTTGGCGATCTTCAATTTACTGCCGGTCGTTCCTTTGGACGGCGGGCATTTGTTCCTGATGGGCCTGGAGAAACTGCGCGGCAAAACATTGTCCCTGCGGGTGGACCGGATCATCACCCGGGCGGGTTTCAGCCTGATCATCGTTTTAGCGGTGTTCGTTTTTTATTCGGATTTTGAACGCATCGGGCTCATTGACAGGATCGTGAACATATGGCCACATTAG